The following proteins come from a genomic window of Girardinichthys multiradiatus isolate DD_20200921_A chromosome 8, DD_fGirMul_XY1, whole genome shotgun sequence:
- the ccnb1 gene encoding G2/mitotic-specific cyclin-B1: MALRVTRNRLASTRTELGAVKACSVAGPGLKPRAALGEIGNIAANKENLKKNVKLEAVKKTKVTEKAEKAKKPNVAVEPVPEVKVQPETMSPTPMETSGCEPADLCQAFSDVILDTAIRDVDADDYDNPMLCSEYVKDIYKYLCQLEVEQNVRAHYLQGQEVTSNMRAILIDWLVQVNLKFRLLQETMYMTVGIIDRFLQDHPVPKKQLQLVGVTAMFLASKYEEMYPPEISDFAYVTDRAYTTAQIRDMEMTILRVLKFQLGRPMPLQFLRRASKIYEVTAEQHTLAKYLLELTMIDYEMVHFPPSIVASAALALTLKILNAGEWDVTLQHYMNYTAESLIPVMAHIAKNVVKVNDGLTKHMAVKGKYSTSKQMRIAIIPQLKSSVVKDLAKQAAQ; encoded by the exons ATGGCTCTTCGAGTGACCAGA AATCGCCTCGCTTCCACCAGGACCGAGCTCGGAGCAGTGAAGGCCTGTTCGGTGGCCGGGCCCGGACTGAAACCCCGGGCTGCGCTGGGTGAGATCGGAAACATCGCAGCTAACAAAGAGAACCTGAAGAAG AATGTGAAGCTGGAGGCAGTAAAGAAGACGAAAGTCACTGAAAAAGCCGAAAAGGCCAAAAAGCCAAATGTTGCTGTTGAACCCGTGCCTGAAGTCAAG GTTCAGCCGGagacaatgtctcccacccccatGGAGACCTCTGGCTGTGAACCAGCTGACCTCTGTCAGGCGTTTTCAGACGTTATCCTCGACACCGCCATCAGGGATGTTGACGCAGATGACTATGACAACCCCATGCTCTGCAGCGAATACGTGAAGGACATCTATAAGTATCTCTGTCAGCTTGAG GTTGAGCAGAACGTCAGAGCCCACTACTTGCAAGGGCAGGAGGTTACCAGTAACATGAGGGCCATTCTCATTGACTGGCTGGTGCAGGTCAACCTTAAGTTCAGGCTCCTGCAGGAGACTATGTACATGACTGTGGGGATTATTGATCGGTTTCTTCAG GACCACCCAGTCCCCAAGAAGCAACTGCAGCTGGTTGGAGTGACGGCCATGTTCCTCGCCTCAAAGTATGAGGAGATGTACCCACCAGAGATCTCAGACTTTGCCTACGTGACTGACCGGGCCTACACCACTGCTCAGATCAGAGACATGGAGATGACCATCCTCCGGGTGCTGAAGTTTCAGCTTGGCCGTCCTATGCCTCTACAGTTCCTCAGACGGGCCTCAAAGATCTACGAG GTAACTGCGGAGCAGCACACCCTGGCCAAATACCTCCTGGAGCTGACCATGATCGACTACGAGATGGTTCACTTCCCACCTTCTATAGTAGCCAGTGCTGCTCTGGCACTTACCCTGAAAATCTTGAATGCAGGAGAATGG GATGTCACTCTGCAGCACTACATGAACTACACAGCAGAGAGTTTGATTCCTGTTATGGCACACATTGCCAAAAATGTCGTGAAAGTGAATGATGGGCTGACAAAACACATG GCTGTCAAAGGTAAATACTCCACCTCAAAACAGATGAGGATCGCCATCATCCCTCAGCTCAAGTCTTCAGTGGTTAAAGATCTTGCAAAGCAGGCTGCTCAGTGA